A genome region from Maridesulfovibrio salexigens DSM 2638 includes the following:
- a CDS encoding Com family DNA-binding transcriptional regulator: MSEHRCPVCRRLLMKGKVVEVQVKCPKCKKIVRIVGDN; encoded by the coding sequence ATGAGTGAGCATCGTTGCCCGGTTTGTCGCAGGCTTTTGATGAAAGGCAAAGTTGTTGAGGTTCAGGTTAAGTGCCCTAAGTGTAAGAAGATAGTGAGGATTGTCGGAGATAATTAA
- a CDS encoding portal protein, producing the protein MRHIENNQYLRRLQGLRQERNSWESHWQDISDYILPRKGVYDGHRPNDGRVRSGKIIDSTATRALRILAAGLQGGLTSPARPWFRLGISDRDLARHKSVREWISKVENTMYRALARSNFYSCIHSLYTELAGFGTGILYCEPDDERGIRFRTLTAGEYCLATDAQGRVDTVYREFKMTARQLEKRFGMQNLPATVHSSLNMNRDHWFDVLHVVQPRDEFDIALMDTMNMPFESVFLLNGHGGHVLSESGFMENPYMAPRWDTSAMDVYGRSPAMDVLADVKMLMEMSKSQIQAVHLTLRPPMKVPSMYSRRLNLLPGGQNPVEQNQQDSVSPLYQVRPDLAGVSNKIQDVRTAIREGFYNDIFMMMAGTNRRTITAAEVAERHEEKLIQLGPVIERQHTELLDPLIDRVFGILMRSGQLPEAPSVLEGADIKIDYISVLAQAQKMVGTQSIQSLAQFVGNLAKANPEVLDKVDMDRAVDDYAELIGVPNGIVRSGDEVEKLRNMRKDMLIKEQQLQQSLQAASMGAGIVKDLSYSGLNPELMQGMVNQAGHIMQH; encoded by the coding sequence ATGAGACACATTGAAAACAATCAATATTTAAGGAGATTGCAGGGGTTGCGTCAGGAACGCAACAGCTGGGAATCGCACTGGCAGGATATCAGCGATTACATTCTGCCGCGCAAGGGTGTTTATGACGGTCACCGCCCGAATGATGGTAGGGTTAGGTCAGGCAAGATAATTGATTCCACAGCCACGAGAGCATTGCGTATTCTCGCGGCTGGATTGCAGGGCGGGCTTACTTCTCCGGCAAGGCCGTGGTTCAGGCTCGGTATTTCAGATCGCGATTTAGCGCGGCATAAGTCTGTACGGGAGTGGATTTCCAAGGTTGAAAACACAATGTATCGAGCCCTGGCCCGCAGTAATTTTTATTCCTGTATCCATTCACTTTATACGGAATTGGCAGGGTTCGGTACCGGGATTCTTTATTGTGAGCCGGATGATGAACGCGGGATCAGGTTCCGTACCCTTACCGCCGGAGAGTATTGTCTTGCCACGGACGCACAAGGACGTGTGGATACGGTTTACCGTGAATTCAAGATGACCGCCCGTCAGCTTGAGAAAAGATTTGGCATGCAAAACCTGCCGGCTACAGTGCATAGCAGCCTGAACATGAATCGCGATCATTGGTTCGATGTTTTACACGTGGTCCAGCCGCGTGATGAATTCGACATCGCGCTTATGGATACCATGAATATGCCTTTTGAATCCGTATTTCTACTCAATGGTCACGGTGGCCATGTCCTCTCCGAGAGTGGTTTTATGGAGAATCCTTACATGGCCCCGCGTTGGGATACTTCGGCTATGGATGTGTATGGACGTTCTCCGGCTATGGATGTGTTGGCGGATGTGAAGATGCTTATGGAAATGAGCAAAAGCCAGATTCAGGCCGTGCATTTGACTCTCAGACCACCCATGAAAGTACCTTCCATGTATTCAAGGCGGTTGAATTTGCTTCCAGGCGGTCAAAACCCGGTAGAGCAGAACCAGCAGGATTCAGTTTCCCCGCTTTATCAGGTTCGTCCGGACCTTGCCGGGGTCAGCAATAAGATTCAGGATGTACGAACAGCAATTCGTGAAGGTTTTTACAACGATATCTTCATGATGATGGCTGGCACCAACCGGAGAACCATCACCGCTGCTGAGGTGGCTGAGCGGCATGAGGAAAAACTTATTCAACTCGGTCCGGTTATCGAACGTCAGCACACGGAACTTCTTGATCCGCTTATAGACAGGGTTTTCGGTATACTGATGCGTTCCGGTCAATTGCCGGAAGCACCTTCTGTTCTCGAAGGGGCGGATATTAAGATTGATTACATCTCGGTACTGGCGCAGGCCCAGAAAATGGTCGGCACCCAGTCTATCCAGTCGCTGGCCCAGTTTGTAGGCAATCTGGCAAAGGCTAATCCCGAAGTTCTGGATAAAGTGGATATGGATCGGGCCGTGGATGATTATGCGGAGTTGATCGGAGTTCCAAACGGTATTGTTCGTTCCGGTGATGAGGTGGAGAAGTTGAGAAATATGCGCAAGGATATGCTCATAAAAGAACAGCAATTGCAGCAAAGCCTGCAAGCTGCATCCATGGGGGCAGGCATAGTTAAGGATCTTTCTTATTCTGGATTGAATCCAGAACTGATGCAGGGGATGGTCAATCAAGCCGGACATATTATGCAACATTAG
- a CDS encoding GNAT family N-acetyltransferase: MYGFEVDGGFKFYKFRDFDGTQSLADGHLHWFWETMRKAGQIPVIFYDGTVENFRDFQNLVLREDQHFFFGFKDQQPAGLFWLNGFTSKSCFVHLAIMPGFHGKGTLLMGRGVLRHLLSVTDVAGGYVFDCIKGLIPVTNPLACRMAERSGFTKVGILPQAAYLAADDKSMDAAIFCAVRNKAGAMPETENFKQGE; encoded by the coding sequence ATGTACGGATTTGAAGTGGACGGAGGTTTTAAATTTTATAAATTCAGGGATTTTGACGGCACGCAATCCCTTGCGGATGGTCATCTGCACTGGTTCTGGGAAACAATGCGCAAGGCCGGACAAATCCCGGTAATATTTTATGATGGAACCGTGGAAAATTTCCGCGATTTCCAGAATCTCGTCCTCCGTGAAGATCAGCATTTCTTTTTCGGATTCAAGGATCAGCAACCTGCCGGATTGTTCTGGCTAAACGGTTTCACTTCGAAATCATGTTTCGTGCATCTCGCAATAATGCCCGGATTTCACGGCAAGGGAACTTTGCTGATGGGCCGTGGGGTTTTGCGACATCTATTGTCAGTTACTGACGTAGCGGGTGGGTATGTTTTCGACTGCATAAAGGGTTTGATACCAGTGACTAATCCGCTGGCTTGCCGCATGGCAGAGCGGTCCGGTTTTACTAAAGTGGGAATCCTCCCGCAGGCCGCTTATCTGGCGGCTGATGATAAAAGTATGGATGCCGCAATTTTTTGTGCGGTCAGGAATAAAGCGGGCGCAATGCCCGAAACAGAAAATTTCAAACAAGGAGAATGA